In Labrus mixtus chromosome 3, fLabMix1.1, whole genome shotgun sequence, a single window of DNA contains:
- the ncbp2 gene encoding nuclear cap-binding protein subunit 2 → MAVKLNALTSDSYIDVSQYRDQHFKGNRYDQEKLLKQSNTLYVGNLSFYTTEEQVHELFSKSGDVKRIIIGLDKVKKTACGFCFVEYYTRIGAENAMRFINGTRLDDRIIRTDWDAGFKEGRQYGRGKSGGQVRDEYRQDYDPARGGYGKLASQHRPTEARNSF, encoded by the exons TTCCTACATCGATGTTAGTCAATACAGAGACCAACACTTTAAG gGTAATCGCTATGACCAGGAGAAGCTGCTGAAGCAGAGTAACACTTTATATGTTGGGAATCTCTCCTTCTACACCACTGAGGAGCAG GTGCACGAGCTGTTTTCCAAAAGTGGAGACGTGAAGCGCATCATCATTGGTCTGGATAAAGTCAAGAAGACGGCCTGTGGGTTCTGCTTTGTAGA ATACTACACACGAATCGGTGCAGAGAATGCCATGCGCTTTATTAACGGCACACGGCTGGATGACCGCATCATCAGGACTGACTGGGACGCCGGCTTCAAGGAGGGGCGGCAGTACGGCCGCGGCAAGTCTGGAGGACAG GTGAGAGACGAGTACAGGCAGGACTACGACCCGGCCAGGGGCGGCTACGGGAAGCTGGCTAGCCAGCATCGACCCACAGAGGCGCGCAATAGTTTTTAA